ACCATCAAAGTGAAGGAAAAGTTCCCGCAGGTCAAGATCATCATCCTCACCATGTACGAAGACGACAACTTTATCGTCCATCTCGTAGAGAATGGCGCCAACGCCTATTTGCTCAAAAACAGTGAACCGGAAGAGATCTACGAAGCGATTTGCACCACTTTCGAAAAAGGATTCTACTTCAATGAAAACGTGAACCTCGCGCTCCTGAAGAAAGTCCTCCATAAAAACAAACAACAATTCAAGCCGACCTTCAAGAACGAGGTCCAGCTCACCGACCGTGAGCTGGAAGTGCTGAAGCTTATTTGCAGTGAGCAAACCACGCAGGAAATCTCGGAACAGATCTTCCTCAGCCCGCGCACCGTGGAAGGCCTCCGGCAGAAATTGCTGGAAAAACT
Above is a genomic segment from Chitinophaga pollutisoli containing:
- a CDS encoding response regulator transcription factor; this encodes MLPPIKVAIADDHKIFRSGVIQTLTPYENINVVFEAEDGEHLMQIMQEQQPDVILMDLKMPKMDGIQATIKVKEKFPQVKIIILTMYEDDNFIVHLVENGANAYLLKNSEPEEIYEAICTTFEKGFYFNENVNLALLKKVLHKNKQQFKPTFKNEVQLTDRELEVLKLICSEQTTQEISEQIFLSPRTVEGLRQKLLEKLGVKNTVGLVLYAFRNGLID